CACAGCTTTGCCAAGATGGACTAGACTCGTCAATGTCATATAGGATTGGGCCTGACGAGACAGCACTTCATTGGGACAATGTCTCAGATAAGTGGTCTACAGAGTGTTCTATTTCATTCAGGTATAGCTAACAGCAAGTCTAGATTTCCGTTAGAGAGACTTGTTCTTGGCCCATTAGCATTCAAAGCAAGACATTGCCGGCTAGGCTTCACCGCTTTGCCAAGATGGACTAGGGTAGCAATGCAGTTAAGAATGGTCCTGGTCCAACAATGGAATTCAAAACAGACAAAAGCCCTGAAATGATCAAAACCTTGAGGAAAAATTGTGCAAGCAATTTCTCATCCCTACTGATCTGTGCCTATTTTGTTGAGGTGCAGAACCGTTAGAGAGACACTTGTTCTTAGCCCATTAGCATTCAAAGCAAGACATTGCCGGCTAGGCTTCACCGCTTTGCCAAGATGGACTAGAAGGCCAGTATGGTCAAGACTGGTCACTGGTTGAACTATTGAAGACAAAAACAGATTAAAAACCTGAATATTAGGGGCAAAAATGTGTTACTAATGTCTCATCCCTACTGATCTGAGCCCCATTTCATCGAGGTGCAGAACCGTTAGAGAGACAATTGTTATCAGTCCATTAGCATTCAAAGCTGGGCATTGCCTATACGGCTTCACAGCTTTGCCAAGATGGACTGGACTCATCAATGTCATATAGGATTGGGCTTGACGAGACATCATTTCATTGGAACAATGTCTCAGCTAAGTGGTCTACAGAGTGTTCTATTTCATTCAGGTATAGCTAACAGCAAGTCTAGATTTTAGTCCACAGCCATGGAAAGAAAGCGATTCCTGTGCAGGCTTCATAACGCTTCCAAGACGAGGCATGCTATTTATAACAAAGACCCATTAGATAAGCTAGACCAAATCTACTACAGAACACCCACTAATGTCATCCTCAGATATAAACAATCATTCGAACTAGTTGATCCCCTAACCAAAAACTATATCGTTAGTGCAAGAGAAGAAAACTACCTCCATAGTCCTTGTACTCGGGATCAACATATGAATCCGGGAGCACGAAGAGGACACCAGGGAGCCCTGCAGTACAACATAAACAACAGCGCATCAGGTAAAGGAAATTGCGGGTACATAGCAAAAGGTTAAGAAATAGCAACACATGATAGCGCTTAGACAGAACAAACCCTCGAGCTTGTTGGATGTCTCCTCATCGATCTCACACCCAAACCCGAAGTAACGTTCACATGAGACGTTGTAGATCTtcttcttggcctcctcctcgcTGCATCACGGATCAATCGTCAGGTTAGTTTTCCAAAACTGAACTACTCTGAATGAGGTGATGAATCGGCGGGTGGGAGAGGAGCTGCACCTTCCAAGGACCTTGGCGAGGGTCTGGATGTAGCAGTCGATCATCTGCTGCTTGGTGGCGCCCTCCCCGCCGGGCTTGTCCATCACGATGAGCCAGTGCTCGTAGTCACAGCCAGGGAACAGCGGGGCCATCTCCGTCGGCGCGCGGTCCCCGCCCCCACCGCCGGACCGCATCGGGGAGTACCCGTCCCCGCCCGGCCGCCTCGCCATCCCGCGCGGGAAGCCGAGGCGGGAGGCCACCACAGCCGCAGCGGCGGCCGGGCGCAGCAGTTGCTCGGGCACAGCCTCCGCACGCCGGAGGAGGGCGGAAGCGGAGAAGGAGCAGGCGCGGCGGGAGAGAAGCctccgggcggcggcggcggcggcggccatggtggtGCTAAAACCCTAGCGGCCGCAGTGGAGTGATGGAATGGATGTGAAAACGCAAATTTAAAGCTGCGCGACGGCGAGGTTTAGGTCCCGTGTTTATATGGGCCTGAAATGGGCTTTTATAGGCCGGGATTGAGAGCTAATTAAGCCCATTCTCTGAAGATGAAACAAAACTTtgcagaaaagaaaaacaaaactgATGTCTTCACTGATTATTCGAATTTCAAAAAGGCTCCACACATAGATCATAGATGCACAATGCACACATCTTGATCCACACAATGACGAAATGTGCCAGTGGCAGCTTCAATGGCCGAACAAGCAATGGATCAAATTTTGCTGGATGTATTTAGATGAATGAAGTAAAATTTTGCTGAATGTTTTTAGTGTTTTTTTACAACCGGGCCTCTTTCCCGGAGCCTTCCTTGGAGGCTATTGACGGGGAGTGCGACGCCTAGGGTTCGAGCCCCAGCGGGCTCAGCTCACACCGAGCATTTTTGCCACTAGGCTCCATGCCCATTCGTCATGAAGTAAAATTTTGCTGAATGTTTTTAAATGAATGAAGTAAAATTTTGCTGAATGTAGCAGCGAATGTACTGATGCTATGGTACAAAGTAACACACTCCAAAAGAAATCATCTACCAGAGGTATATAGTTCAGACCATAGGATACAACACTGCTGTATCCTCATTCCCTGACCGAAGGAGAGAAGAAAGAATGAATAATCGAGCTAATCATGCCTATAATAATAGGACTGCGACATGCCGACATGTACATGAATTGGTTTCCAAACCATGCTGTGTAGTCGCTTTGATGTATCTACCGCATAACATTAACTGGCTGATTTAAAAGCTAGACCAATAAGGATGTGACAAAAAAAGGTGGCAAAACTGTATGAAGGCGAGGTATAGGCGCTTGTAGACTGCTGCAATGTATGTTAACCTCACTGATAATGCTATCAACTGCAAATTGCTGCAGTGACTGAACTGTAATgcccaaaaatatgaaattcaGTTGTGACCATGGGTCCCGCTGGAGTACGAAATCGGAGACCGCGGATACGTAGATATGGTCGAAACGatccattttgctatctaatATTGTGTTTGGGCACTCGGTGAGTCTATGACGAGCCCTACAAATTTAGACAGTTGGTTAAAATGAAAGAATATGAAAGGATAAGGCTTGACCGCCCCCATTCGCCCGCTGCCGCCACCGACCGCCTCTCGGCACCCTGATTGCCTCGTGCTGCGCCCACCAACCCGGCTGTCGTCGGTGCGCCGTTGGTTAGGGGGAAGCCGGGCAAGGGGGCATGGGGGAGGAGCAAGGGGTTGTGAGGGGAGGAGCACGGAGGGGTTGGCTGGTCAACCatgaaggagaaaagaaagagaaaaagggaaaaaaaaaacaagaagaagaagggagaagAAGGAGGTCTTCCGCGAGTTTATCGTTTTTCTTCACTGGTTTGCGGTTCCGCTCAAAGGTGGTTTATTCATAGTCCTTAGATGTTTGTAGGTAATCGATATTGGTTGTCCAAAGTTGAGTGTGTTGTTGGTCCGGTTAGTGAGTAGCGCGTCAATTCAATATGAGGCATAACCGTTGTCGGATGCGAGTGTATGATTAAATGGGAATTGTAGTGCATGTCGTAGGCTTTCCGATGGCATTAGGGTTGTTCATTTTGGGTAAACGGTTTAGACGCTTTTAGCTTATTGGTATTGTTGTCTGGCGAGGATTAGTCATGTGTTGTGACTTGTTCTTTCGTCttcgatcaagctagaggaggTTATTACTCGTTGTCTAATGAGCTAGTTGATAGATGCCTTTCTGTAGCATTCGGTTGTCAAATGTGTGGGCTTTTGGGCGTAGAAGCATGCACCTTCTTTTACTCTGCTGTTGTGGCGTCTTGGTGCTGATTGTGTGTTTGTTTAGATGGTGCCACTCCAGGTCGCAGCCAGTGCCCATCTTCATcgtcgacgaaggcaagtgaatgtagcggATGGCTACGCTTTACCCTGTTAGATTGCCTCTATTATTTTAATTGTAATGCATGCATCTAACTTGATAAACTGATTATGAGCTTGTTAACCTATTGTTTACCTTTTAGAAGTTTATTTTATTCTTGATTTATGAAGTGGAGTAAGTATGATATGTTATTTGCAGTTGTTCATTACTGTATTATGCTTTAGTAAAATCTAAATTACTAGATTgacaaataggaaaaaaaatggtACAATTTTGAAACCCAAGTGGTATTTTAGCTCAATTTAAAGGGTTACCATTCTGAATCCGCTAAACcatgtttgttttctttttttagtttttaaagTCTTAAGTATATCCTATAAGTTATGTTGTTAGTTATGCATGAAACATGTCATATGTATACATCTTATGCATTGAAAATTTTATCACTATCTTCTGACTAGTGCAACGCCGTATGTTATCTGAGAAGGGGTACGTTACACACCTTTGTGTTACGCGAGGAGGGATAAGGGTGAGGAAGAGCGTGACATGTGCATACACATGCATTCATTTGAGGTTCTTTAATTTGATCGCATTGATGTCTTACTTTGCAAGGAGACctataattttttgtttatatatgaTGCGGTTGTAAAGAATCAAGCTAGAGGATATTAAAACGGTTGAGGTTGCCGTTGATCTTGTTTAGCCGCATTATTTATCTAGATATTGCTAGTATGTTCTGATTCTAGTTTCTATTAAAGACGACTGCTATGTTTCGATTCTAGTTTCTATTAAAGATGACTGTTTAATCAACTGCTAAAATAGCTCATTAAAGCAATTTCgctttttgagtttttttatctCACACTTGCTTTCTTTCTAGATACATTTGAGATGATGGCGCGCATGCAGGATAAATAGTTGCACGTCATTTGCACATTCACCTTTCTCTTTTGGTTGAACTTGTTATGTTGTTAGATGACGATATTTTGCCCTATGACATATGATTTGACCCGCGGTGGCTTGGTTGTATGATCAACAATTTTCCTAGTTTGTTAGGACCTTTATATTGCTAGTGCGATGTTCTATAGACTGTTATATATTTCTTGTATTTTGTTGCCAGTTATAACCCCGGTTTTAGAGATAttgtcaaaattttcttttgttagcTATGTAGGTTGGTTTAAGTGATATTTCAGGCttacagtggcccccgaggtgTTACATGAACAAATGGAGAATATTTGGGCAAAGAATTAAGGACTCTGCACCGCCTGATTCATTCCGCTTAGGATCCACTGCTGTGGAGGGTTCGATGTGTGCTAGCCGTGCAGTGCCTAGAAGCTTCTCCGGTAGCTCGTCGTATGTGTTTGCCTGCAGGTGCAATGCAACAGTCAGAAAACATGTCTTTGGCAGACAAGTCAGTAGCACTGGATGTGATTTTCTTAGTTAAGAAAAACACTGGATGCTGGAGCCTTAAAAACCAAAGATGATGTCAGGTATTTTTTTTACCTGTATAAGAAAAGCCATGTCAACTACTAAGGTGGTAACAACACCAAACACCAAGCCTAGAACCCCGTTGGCTACTGCTGATGAACCAATATCTACATCCACCTGCAGAAGAGTAGCTATATAAGATTGTATTATCAAGTTCAGCTGTTCTGTTGTTCTAATCATAGTCTCAACTGGGCAGGCCATGTTCACTCATGATCAAGAGAATGCGCTTTGCTGTTCTTCAACAAAAAAGAATTGGAATTGTAACTATATATTTGGTGCCTTACTTCCAGGTACTCAGGACCACGCAAATAGCTGCAATCAACAGCGTTCCCCAGCAAGCAAGGGGTGCTTCCAACGCTCTGCCGCACTATCCAGGACCCCTGAATAATTGAAATATGTTAAAATGAGAAAGGCTAACACTAAGCACTAAATATGACTGTCCACTGGAACAGACCTTCGGAGCAGATGGGATAAGCTTCAATCTGCTATTCCGGAAATCATCATCACCATCGGCAAAACGTTGCAATAGTGATCCTTTTTTCAAGGAGCTTGTGACAAAATAGAGGACTATGCTGTAATGCCTTGTTCCAGGAATCTGCAAAAGCATAGTGACATAACCAGCTTAACTTAAGTACAGATGATTCAAACAGGTACTTGGGAGAAAGccataagatttttttaaaaaaaatcccgaGGGCACAGGAATATCATCTTGTTTAATTATGGAAATATCAACTGGCTAAAAGCTACAAACTTACAACCATGCAAAGAATATGTCAATCATATGAAAATTTGCACAGCACACACTGCACCTACTCTTATTTGTAAATTGTAGTGTTTACGAAGCAATACCAAATAGGCAAATAGGCCTTGTACAA
The sequence above is drawn from the Phragmites australis chromosome 10, lpPhrAust1.1, whole genome shotgun sequence genome and encodes:
- the LOC133930969 gene encoding multiple organellar RNA editing factor 2, chloroplastic-like, whose protein sequence is MAAAAAAARRLLSRRACSFSASALLRRAEAVPEQLLRPAAAAAVVASRLGFPRGMARRPGGDGYSPMRSGGGGGDRAPTEMAPLFPGCDYEHWLIVMDKPGGEGATKQQMIDCYIQTLAKVLGSEEEAKKKIYNVSCERYFGFGCEIDEETSNKLEGLPGVLFVLPDSYVDPEYKDYGAELFVNGEIVQRPPERQRRVEPVPQRASDRPRYNDRTRYARRRENQR